AGAAGGCGATGCGGCCCTCGCGCGGGAGGGGCGCGGGGAGGTAGACGGACGCGAGGCGCACCGGGACCGGGTCCCCGGTGCGCGGGGAACCTCCCGTGCGCGCGGTCTCCGCGACCGTGCCGCCGTGCATGCGTCCTGCCACCTCCCGCCCGTGTGCCGGATCGGACGCCTCCGACTCTACGGGCGGGGTCCGACAACCGGCTCCGGCGACCGCCGGGGCGGGTGCGGGCGGCCGGGCCGGGAGGCGGTCACGGGACCGTGCGGGAGACGACGTACACCATCGGGTACCGCGGGTCGGACGTGTTCACGACGACGTCCTGGGTGGGCGCCGGGTTCTTCTGCCGGCGGGTGAGGCCCGACCAGGGGCCGGGGCCGGTGAAGCGCCAGCCGGAGACCTCGCGGTCGCGGGCGCCGATGGTGATGCGGTCCTCGCCGAGCGCGTCCCGGCGCAGGCCCATGGTGCCGAGGAAGGCGTCCAGGCCCGCGTTGTTGGTGCGGAACTGCACGTACAGGCGGCTGGTCTTCCAGTTGTTGGTCTCCGTAGTAGGCCAGGGAGTCGGCGGGGTGCGGGACCGCCACCTGGTAGAGGCGGCGCTGCACCTTCGACGGCCAGCCCGCCGTCAGGCCGGTCGCCGAGTACTTCTCCTCCCTGTCCTTGCCGCTGCTGCGGCTCTGGTCGGCGGAGATCACCAGGTAGCCGGCGGGCACGCCGATGAGCAGCACGATGATCAGCAGGGTGAGCGCCCGGCGCCGGGCCCTGTGGCGCGGGTCCTCGCGCGTCCGGGGCGGTTCGTCCGGGGGCGCGGCCTGGCGGGGCAGCGGCGCGGTCATGCGGTGTCCCGGTCGCGGCGGGCCTGGGTGTACCGCTCGTAGCGCTCGTGGCGCTCCACCCGGCGGCGCTTGGCCCGCCGGAACCGCCGGGCGACCAGCCGGGCCAGGTCGGCCGCGCCCACCATGCCGGCCTCGGGGCCGAGCTGGGCGCGGGTGATGCGGGCCTCGGGGCGGTAGCCGCGGCCGGTGAGGTGGCGTTTGAAGGCGTCCCGGGCGGGGCCGATGAGCAGGTCGTCCGCGGCCGAGACGCCGCCGCCGACGACGAAGCAGGACGGGTCGAGGGCGGCGGCGAGGTTGGCGATGCCGACGCCGAGCCACTGGCCGATGTCCTGGAGCAGTTCGATGCACATGGCGTCGCCCTCGCGCGCCAGCTCGGTGATCATCGGGCCGCTGATGTCGGCGATGTTGCCCTTGACGTGCTCGATGATCCCGTAGGCCACCGGTGAATCGGCCGCGGCCAGCTCCCTGGCCTCGCGGACGAGTGCGTTGCCGGAGCTGTACTGCTCCCAGCAGCCGCGGTTGCCGCACGGGCAGCGGTGGCCGCCGGGGACGACCTGCATGTGGCCGAACTCGCCCGCGACGCCGTACTTGCCCCGCTTGACCTGGCCGTCCTCCAGGATGGCGCCGCCGATGCCGG
This is a stretch of genomic DNA from Streptomyces sp. TG1A-8. It encodes these proteins:
- a CDS encoding ROK family glucokinase; its protein translation is MSTYRDLTAPIGSRRAPVLRTVGTRERRSHLTAPRVPTVGIDIGGTKVMAGVVDADGNILEKLRTETPDKSKSPKVVEDTIVELVLDLSDRHDVHAVGIGAAGWVDADRNRVLFAPHLSWRNEPLRDRIAGRLAVPVLVDNDANTAAWAEWRFGAGRGEDHLVMITLGTGIGGAILEDGQVKRGKYGVAGEFGHMQVVPGGHRCPCGNRGCWEQYSSGNALVREARELAAADSPVAYGIIEHVKGNIADISGPMITELAREGDAMCIELLQDIGQWLGVGIANLAAALDPSCFVVGGGVSAADDLLIGPARDAFKRHLTGRGYRPEARITRAQLGPEAGMVGAADLARLVARRFRRAKRRRVERHERYERYTQARRDRDTA